A window from Mus caroli chromosome 2, CAROLI_EIJ_v1.1, whole genome shotgun sequence encodes these proteins:
- the LOC110289417 gene encoding olfactory receptor 4F15-like, with translation MDKANHSVVSEFVFLGLSNRWGIQLLLFLFSSMFYIASVMGNLLIVFSVTADSNLHSPMYFLLANLSFLDLGVCSIAAPKMIFDLFRKHKAISFGGCITQIFFIHAIGGTEMVLLIAMAFDRYVAICKPLHYLTIMRPQICILILAVSWVLGLIHSVAQLAFVVDLPFCGPNILDSFYCDLPQLIKLACTETSKLVFMVTANSGLISVGSFFILIISYIFILVTVRKHSSGSISKALSTLSAHVTVVVLFFGPLIFFYTWPFPSSHLDKFLAIFDAVLTPFLNPVIYTFRNKEMKAAMRKLCSQLVNYRKVS, from the coding sequence ATGGATAAAGCCAATCACTCTGTTGTGTCTGAGTTTGTGTTCTTGGGACTCTCCAATAGATGGGGAATCCAgttgcttctcttcctcttttcctccatgttctacatagcaagtgtGATGGGAAACCTCCTCATTGTGTTTTCCGTGACTGCTGATTCCAACCTGCATTCCCCCATGTACTTCCTGCTGGCCAATCTCTCATTTCTTGACCTTGGAGTTTGCTCTATTGCAGCACCCAAGATGATTTTTGACCTTTTTAGAAAGCACAAAGCCATCTCATTTGGAGGTTGTATAACTCAGATCTTCTTTATTCATGCTATTGGGGGCACGGAAATGGTGCTTCTCATAGCCATGGCCTTTGATAGGTATGTAGCCATATGTAAACCTCTTCACTACTTGACCATCATGAGACCACaaatatgcattttaattttgGCAGTGTCCTGGGTCCTTGGACTTATTCACTCAGTGGCCCAACTAGCTTTTGTTGTAGACTTGCCCTTCTGTGGACCTAATATATTGGACAGCTTTTACTGTGATCTTCCTCAGCTTATTAAACTTGCTTGCACAGAGACCAGTAAATTGGTGTTCATGGTCACAGCCAACAGTGGACTCATCTCTGTGGGATCCTTCTTCATACTCATCATTTCTTACATCTTCATTTTGGTGACTGTTAGGAAACACTCTTCAGGCAGCATATCCAAGGCCCTCTCTACTTTGTCGGCTCATGTGACTGTGGTGGTTTTGTTCTTTGGACCATTAATCTTCTTCTACACTTGGCCCTTCCCTTCATCACACTTAGACAAATTTCTTGCCATTTTTGATGCAGTTCTCACCCCTTTTCTGAATCCAGTCATCTACACATTCAGGAACAAGGAGATGAAGGCAGCAATGAGGAAACTCTGCTCCCAGCTTGTGAATTACAGGAAGGTCTCCTAA